A single window of Paenibacillus sp. FSL H8-0537 DNA harbors:
- a CDS encoding helix-turn-helix domain-containing protein, which produces MKSYCKFESALDILVGKWKSVILLQLISNGIMRFSELQRAITDINKKMLTQQLRELEYNDIVYRKVYNQIPPKVEYSISEYGKGLSTVLQALNDWGETHSQHMIELHGEDRSGD; this is translated from the coding sequence ATGAAATCATATTGCAAGTTTGAATCGGCACTGGATATTTTAGTGGGGAAATGGAAGTCAGTCATTCTGCTTCAGCTTATTTCGAACGGCATCATGAGATTCAGCGAGCTGCAAAGAGCAATAACGGATATCAATAAAAAGATGCTCACGCAGCAATTAAGAGAACTTGAATATAACGATATCGTTTATCGCAAGGTGTATAACCAAATTCCGCCGAAAGTGGAATACTCCATTTCAGAATACGGCAAAGGCTTAAGCACGGTGTTACAGGCACTTAACGATTGGGGAGAGACCCATAGCCAGCATATGATTGAGCTGCACGGGGAAGATCGTTCAGGGGATTAA
- a CDS encoding DoxX family protein has protein sequence MNIALWIVQGLAALGFVYSGWLKAFQYEKAKASWGWVKDVSKGFVVFIGLAELLGAIGIILPQATNTSPVLTPIAATTLAVVVLFGALFHMKRKEYREISVNLVFFAFAVFVAISRF, from the coding sequence ATGAATATCGCGTTATGGATCGTTCAAGGTCTAGCAGCACTGGGTTTTGTTTACTCAGGATGGTTGAAGGCATTTCAGTACGAAAAAGCCAAGGCTTCTTGGGGATGGGTAAAGGACGTTTCAAAAGGGTTTGTCGTTTTTATTGGATTAGCAGAATTACTCGGTGCAATTGGAATCATTCTGCCTCAAGCGACAAATACCTCACCGGTGCTGACGCCAATTGCCGCAACAACACTTGCCGTAGTTGTTCTCTTCGGTGCCCTCTTTCACATGAAGCGTAAGGAATATCGAGAAATTAGCGTGAACCTTGTCTTTTTCGCATTCGCTGTATTCGTTGCGATCAGTCGTTTTTAG